The Achromobacter deleyi genome has a window encoding:
- a CDS encoding sodium:solute symporter family protein: MPFFSGDTPQQFRIRLRRIYVLYTAGFALMILLMALAEILGMPRNWIGYVFLLVTVSLYAGIGIVCRTSDQVEYYVAGRRVPAIYNGMATAADWMSVASFIGVAGTLYLTGYGGLAYIMGWTGGYVLVAMLLAPYLRRFGQYTIPDFMGARYGGNLPRLAGVACAILCSFTYLVAQIYGVGIITTRMTGISFELGIFVALGGMLVCSFLGGMRAVTWTQVGQYIILVIAYLVPVVWLSIKHTEMPLPQLSAGAVLQQVTEKEVYLQNDPSEIEVRRLWQQRADEMARRVEALPESWTLEKDKLRSRLAQLNASDAPMVEIRSAERELAGYPPTVEDARVAWSQSKASFEARAAPLTPHAEPFPAKDPEERRNMRINFLALVLCLMLGTAGMPHILMRSYTTPSVIEARKSVCWSLLFILLLYFMAPALALLVKYEVYTQVVGSNFLSLPNWVHAWSAVDSNLLDVTDINRDGVVQLSEISMGADVVVLAMPEIGGLPYVISGLVAAGGLAAALSTADGLLLTLSNSLSHDMWYRVVSPRMSAGRRVMVSKILLLVVAFGAAWVAARKPADILFMVSAAFSFAASSFFPALVMGVFWRRANKWGATLGMAAGLAVTFAYMTHTNPWLRELVLGISRTQPVDLWWGIQPIAAGIFGAPVAFLTIVVVSLLTPPPDRATLALVDYLRNPAAPKPQAGNI; the protein is encoded by the coding sequence ATGCCGTTCTTCAGCGGAGACACTCCCCAGCAATTCCGTATCCGGCTGCGGCGCATCTACGTGCTGTACACGGCCGGCTTCGCCTTGATGATCCTGCTGATGGCGCTGGCCGAGATCCTGGGCATGCCGCGCAACTGGATCGGCTACGTGTTCCTGCTGGTCACCGTCAGCCTGTACGCGGGCATCGGCATCGTCTGCCGCACCTCCGACCAGGTGGAGTACTACGTGGCCGGCCGCCGCGTGCCCGCCATCTACAACGGCATGGCCACGGCCGCCGACTGGATGTCGGTGGCGTCCTTCATCGGCGTGGCCGGCACGCTTTACCTGACCGGCTATGGCGGGCTGGCCTACATCATGGGCTGGACGGGCGGCTATGTGCTGGTGGCGATGCTGCTGGCCCCGTATCTGCGGCGGTTCGGCCAATACACCATTCCCGATTTCATGGGCGCGCGTTATGGCGGCAACCTGCCGCGCCTGGCCGGCGTGGCCTGCGCCATCCTCTGTTCGTTCACCTATCTGGTCGCGCAGATCTACGGCGTCGGCATCATCACCACGCGCATGACGGGCATTTCGTTCGAGCTGGGCATCTTCGTGGCGCTGGGCGGCATGCTGGTCTGCTCGTTCCTGGGCGGCATGCGCGCGGTCACCTGGACGCAGGTCGGGCAGTACATCATTCTTGTCATCGCCTATCTGGTGCCGGTGGTCTGGCTGTCGATCAAGCACACCGAAATGCCCCTGCCGCAACTGTCGGCCGGCGCGGTGCTGCAGCAGGTGACCGAGAAAGAGGTCTATCTGCAGAATGATCCGTCCGAGATCGAGGTGCGCCGCCTCTGGCAGCAGCGCGCCGATGAAATGGCGCGCCGCGTGGAAGCGCTGCCCGAATCCTGGACGCTGGAAAAGGACAAGCTGCGCAGCCGGCTGGCCCAGCTGAATGCCAGCGACGCGCCCATGGTCGAGATCCGTTCGGCCGAGCGGGAACTGGCGGGCTATCCACCCACTGTGGAGGACGCGCGCGTCGCCTGGTCGCAGTCCAAGGCGTCCTTCGAGGCGCGGGCGGCTCCGCTCACCCCGCATGCGGAGCCTTTCCCGGCGAAGGATCCCGAGGAGCGGCGCAATATGCGCATCAATTTCCTGGCGCTGGTGCTGTGCCTGATGCTGGGCACGGCGGGCATGCCGCATATCCTGATGCGCTCTTACACCACGCCGTCGGTGATCGAGGCGCGCAAGTCGGTGTGCTGGTCGCTGCTGTTCATCCTGCTGCTGTACTTCATGGCGCCGGCGCTGGCGCTGCTGGTGAAGTACGAGGTCTACACGCAGGTGGTGGGATCAAATTTCCTCAGCCTGCCAAACTGGGTGCATGCCTGGAGCGCCGTCGACAGCAACCTGCTGGACGTGACCGACATCAACCGGGACGGCGTCGTGCAGCTGAGCGAAATCAGCATGGGGGCGGACGTGGTGGTGCTGGCCATGCCCGAGATCGGCGGGCTGCCCTACGTGATTTCCGGCCTGGTGGCGGCGGGCGGGCTGGCGGCGGCCTTGTCGACCGCCGACGGCCTGCTGCTGACCCTGTCCAATTCCCTGTCGCACGACATGTGGTACCGCGTGGTGTCGCCGCGCATGTCGGCGGGGCGCCGGGTGATGGTGTCCAAGATCCTGCTGCTGGTGGTGGCCTTTGGCGCGGCCTGGGTGGCGGCGCGCAAGCCCGCGGATATCCTCTTCATGGTGTCGGCGGCATTCTCGTTTGCCGCCTCGTCCTTCTTTCCCGCCCTGGTCATGGGCGTGTTCTGGCGGCGCGCCAACAAATGGGGCGCGACCTTGGGCATGGCGGCGGGGCTGGCCGTCACATTCGCCTATATGACCCACACGAATCCCTGGCTGCGTGAATTGGTGCTGGGCATTTCGCGCACGCAGCCCGTGGACCTGTGGTGGGGCATCCAGCCTATCGCGGCGGGCATCTTCGGCGCGCCGGTGGCTTTCCTGACGATCGTGGTGGTGTCCCTGCTGACGCCGCCGCCCGACCGCGCCACGCTGGCGCTGGTGGACTACCTGCGCAATCCCGCGGCGCCCAAGCCGCAGGCCGGGAACATCTAG
- a CDS encoding DUF4212 domain-containing protein: protein MPESRLTPSQNSSTPYWRRNLRLILLLLAVWAALTFIPSFFARSLAFDFIGWPFAFWMAAYGAPLAYLIIIAVYARVMNRADERAEETGEPR, encoded by the coding sequence ATGCCGGAATCGCGCCTCACTCCTTCCCAGAACTCCTCCACGCCCTACTGGCGCCGCAACCTGCGGCTGATCCTGCTGCTGCTTGCCGTCTGGGCGGCGCTGACGTTCATCCCTTCATTTTTCGCGCGCAGCCTGGCCTTCGATTTCATCGGCTGGCCGTTCGCCTTCTGGATGGCCGCCTATGGCGCCCCGCTGGCCTATCTGATCATCATCGCCGTCTACGCCCGGGTCATGAATCGCGCCGATGAGCGCGCCGAAGAGACCGGGGAGCCGCGCTGA
- the kdpF gene encoding K(+)-transporting ATPase subunit F, giving the protein MSWLYWLSGLTAALLFVYLLVALFKPEKF; this is encoded by the coding sequence ATGAGCTGGCTCTACTGGCTGAGCGGCCTGACGGCCGCCTTGCTGTTCGTGTACCTGCTGGTCGCACTGTTTAAACCGGAGAAATTCTGA
- the kdpA gene encoding potassium-transporting ATPase subunit KdpA, whose amino-acid sequence MTAEFVGLLVLYLAVLLAIAPLLGRYIRIAMENGRSRLTAWGRPIERGIYRLAGIDPQTEMGWKRYALAVLAFNITGIVAVYALQRVQGLLPLNPAGMGAVSPDSALNTAISFVANTNWQGYAGESTMSYLTQMLALTVQNFVSAATGIAVLFALIRGLARHCSATVGNFWADMVRCTLYVLLPLSLVLALALVSQGVIQNFSPYQEVQTVEAVHYDQPRVDAQGQPVLDAEGRAVTDPAVTRTQTLAMGPVASQEAIKLLGTNGGGFFNANSAHPFENSTPLANFLEMLAILAIPAALCFSFGEMVGSRRQGIAILAAMTLLFAVFALSTAYFEQQPNPMAAQAGADSALSAYSPGGNMEGKETRFGIAATSLFATVTTAASCGAVNGMHDSLTAMGGLSPMLLMQLGEVVYGGVGSGLYGMLAFAILGVFIAGLMIGRTPEYLGKKIEAYDMKMVSIVILATPLLVLGGTALAVSVSAGQAGVLNPGIHGFSEILYALSSAANNNGSAFAGLSANTPFYNVLLGIAMWFGRFAVIIAVLAMAGSLAAKRRIPAGPGSMPTTGPLFVVLLIGAVLLVGALTYVPALALGPVAEHLQP is encoded by the coding sequence ATGACCGCCGAATTCGTCGGACTGCTGGTCCTGTACCTGGCAGTCCTGCTTGCGATCGCCCCCCTGCTCGGTCGCTACATCCGCATCGCCATGGAGAACGGGCGCTCCCGCCTGACCGCCTGGGGCCGCCCGATAGAGCGCGGCATCTACCGCCTGGCTGGCATCGACCCCCAGACCGAGATGGGCTGGAAACGCTACGCCCTGGCCGTGCTGGCCTTCAACATCACCGGCATCGTCGCGGTCTACGCCCTGCAGCGCGTCCAGGGCCTGCTGCCCCTGAACCCCGCCGGCATGGGCGCGGTGTCGCCGGACTCCGCCCTGAACACCGCCATCAGCTTCGTCGCCAATACCAACTGGCAGGGCTACGCCGGCGAGTCGACGATGAGCTACCTGACGCAGATGCTGGCGCTCACGGTGCAGAACTTCGTCTCGGCCGCCACCGGCATCGCCGTGCTGTTTGCGCTGATACGCGGACTGGCCAGGCATTGCTCCGCCACCGTAGGCAACTTCTGGGCCGACATGGTCCGCTGCACGCTCTATGTGCTGCTGCCGCTGTCCCTGGTGCTGGCGCTGGCGCTGGTCAGCCAGGGCGTGATCCAGAACTTCAGCCCCTACCAGGAAGTCCAGACGGTCGAGGCCGTGCATTACGACCAGCCCCGCGTCGACGCGCAGGGCCAGCCGGTGCTGGACGCCGAAGGCCGCGCAGTCACGGACCCGGCCGTCACCCGCACGCAGACCCTGGCCATGGGGCCCGTCGCATCCCAGGAAGCCATCAAGCTGCTGGGCACGAATGGCGGCGGCTTCTTCAATGCCAATTCGGCGCATCCGTTCGAAAACTCCACGCCACTGGCGAACTTCCTGGAGATGCTGGCCATCCTGGCGATACCGGCCGCGCTGTGCTTCTCGTTCGGCGAGATGGTGGGAAGCCGGCGCCAGGGCATCGCGATCCTGGCGGCGATGACATTGCTGTTCGCCGTATTCGCGCTCAGCACCGCCTACTTCGAGCAGCAGCCCAACCCCATGGCCGCGCAGGCCGGCGCCGACAGCGCGCTCAGCGCCTATTCGCCCGGCGGCAACATGGAAGGCAAGGAAACCCGCTTCGGCATCGCCGCCACCTCGCTGTTCGCCACGGTCACGACGGCCGCGTCCTGCGGCGCGGTCAACGGCATGCACGACTCGTTGACCGCGATGGGCGGCCTGTCGCCGATGCTGCTGATGCAGCTGGGCGAGGTCGTATACGGCGGCGTGGGCTCGGGGCTCTACGGCATGCTGGCCTTCGCGATCCTGGGCGTCTTCATCGCCGGCCTGATGATAGGCCGCACGCCGGAGTACCTGGGCAAGAAGATCGAAGCCTACGACATGAAGATGGTGTCCATCGTCATCCTCGCCACGCCCTTGCTGGTGCTGGGCGGCACCGCCCTGGCGGTGTCCGTGTCCGCCGGCCAGGCAGGCGTGCTGAACCCGGGCATCCATGGCTTCTCGGAGATCCTGTACGCGCTGTCGTCGGCCGCCAACAACAACGGCAGTGCCTTTGCCGGGCTGTCGGCCAACACGCCCTTCTACAACGTCTTGCTGGGCATCGCGATGTGGTTCGGCCGCTTCGCCGTGATCATCGCGGTGCTGGCCATGGCCGGCTCGCTGGCCGCCAAGCGCCGGATTCCCGCCGGCCCCGGCAGCATGCCCACGACAGGCCCCCTCTTCGTGGTGCTGCTGATCGGCGCCGTGCTGCTGGTGGGCGCCCTGACATATGTGCCCGCGCTGGCCTTGGGCCCGGTCGCGGAACACCTGCAACCCTGA